One segment of Schistocerca nitens isolate TAMUIC-IGC-003100 chromosome 3, iqSchNite1.1, whole genome shotgun sequence DNA contains the following:
- the LOC126248252 gene encoding uncharacterized protein LOC126248252 isoform X2 codes for MGSSQNLKPTQDGTRIDPIQFRNPWFPSNNANPYAHAMRRGEVGTTVNCDLFPCSGSQAEFDSMARNLGRHYSEADKRSEYAHHNAGNVWATDDRNHENRGQQFRAQQTDQPRLYHNDNLFRPTGSQMHTTKDFRRHSYSDNGYIYDGVSKSLHTTSTPEGTDMYHSFSSNSHTVSLPVYSTERPAILPTRNGQKMLSQDDMPVHHNSRLLPTQLQGQETLFHGNSDATTEAKHSLKHDIGPESSHTSLYRSRSDRPIATNQPVYHLTGTVPIKGNDKTGSENRNGPGKMRQTGFEYQSGFRDHMEAINSGYGDRSGNRFNPSNLTPRNNVRNGKPIIQEIPIGHDRVYLRQAQGMDTYSLKSQMNHSFLQNFSGTTPRSFYEERRRLDAVQFLQAVSTPTVPLSIKSRRPHNSYRGGAANRKEREYRCLGQWEEDGLMYTYTQRRDVEAYECFVGSIVSEDEIFIKEAGEHCQRNIDPLQHGMKLSKMGSCSPSEVNHPQNTHTTTSWLSIRPSTEMTKPWKPITAPPRVPGRDTKSASSVTTPKGFAIFLLILFTLGQCCVL; via the exons ATGGGAAGTTCTCAAAATTTAAAGCCTACTCAAGATGGCACAAGAATTGACCCAATTCAGTTCAGGAATCCATGGTTTCCTTCAAACAATGCAAATCCCTATGCACATGCAATGAGAAGAGGAGAGGTGGGAACTACAGTGAATTGTGATTTGTTCCCATGTTCAGGTAGTCAAGCTGAGTTTGACTCTATGGCAAGAAATTTGGGTAGGCATTATAGTGAAGCAGACAAAAGATCAGAATATGCTCACCATAATGCAGGTAATGTATGGGCAACGGACGATCGTAATCatgaaaacaggggccagcaattcagagcacagcagactgatcaACCTAGGCTGTATCATAATGATAACCTATTTAGGCCTACAGGCAGTCAAATGCATACAACTAAAGATTTTAGGAGACATTCTTACAGTGATAATGGTTATATCTATGATGGAGTTTCCAAGTCTTTACATACTACCTCAACTCCTGAGGGCACTGATATGTATCATTCCTTTTCTTCAAATTCACACACAGTCTCTCTCCCAGTCTATAGTACAGAAAGACCAGCAATTCTGCCCACAAGAAATGGTCAGAAGATGTTAAGCCAAGATGATATGCCTGTGCATCATAATAGCAGGCTGCTACCTACTCAACTACAAGGTCAAGAGACTTTATTTCATGGCAACAGTGATGCAACAACTGAAGCAAAACATAGTCTTAAACATGACATAGGACCTGAAAGTTCACATACCTCATTATATAGGTCCAGAAGTGACAGACCAATCGCTACTAATCAGCCAGTGTATCATCTCACTGGAACTGTCCCCATAAAAGGAAATGACAAAACTGGAAGTGAGAACAGAAATGGTCCaggaaaaatgagacagacaggctTTGAATATCAAAGTGGGTTCAGAGACCATATGGAAGCTATTAATAGTGGGTATGGTGATAGATCTGGAAACAGATTTAACCCCAGTAACTTAACTCCAAGGAATAATGTCAGGAATGGTAAGCCTATTATTCAGGAAATACCTATTGGGCATGACAGAGTGTATCTTAGACAGGCCCAAGGCATGGACACTTATAGTTTAAAGAGCCAAATGAATCACTCATTTCTGCAAAATTTTTCTGGAACAACTCCCAGGTCCTTTTATGAGGAAAGGAGGAGGTTAGATGCAGTGCAGTTTCTGCAAGCAGTCAGCACTCCAACTGTTCCTCTCTCAATTAAGAGCCGGAGACCACACAATTCCTACAGAGGAGGAGCTGCAAACAGAAAAG AACGTGAATACAGATGCTTAGGGCAATGGGAAGAAGATGGTTTGATGTATACCTATACTCAGCGCAGGGATGTTGAGGCATACGAGTGCTTCGTTGGATCTATAGTTTCAGAAGATGAGATTTTTATAAAGGAAGCAGGAGAACATTGTCAGCGCAATATAGACCCTTTGCAACATGGAATGAAGCTGAGTAAAATGG GTTCATGTTCACCTAGTGAGGTGAATCATCCTCAAAACACACATACCACTACATCATGGCTTTCCATCAGACCATCAACAGAAATGACAAAACCATGGAAACCAATAACAG